The Coprobacillus cateniformis DNA window ACCAACAAAAAGACAATTTTTCTTTTCAAATACTTTCATATCTTAGCTCCTTTTTTATACAAAAACCCACATAAAGAAAGTGAAAATAAAGTTTTCTTTCATCATGTAGGTTTCGTTATTTCACCATAATCTATGAATAACTCCTATCAAGGATACATAGTCAAGAAATTATACAATGCTCCAATCATGTTAGAATCATTATAATAACAACAATTATCTATTTGAGCATGAGGAATGTCAAAAGGGATTTTTTCATAGATTTTATTTAATTCTTCTTGAATTTTTTCAATGAGAATAGGCTGTTGACTAATTCCACCACCAATAAGTATCTTTTGTGGATCTAAGATACATTGTAAATTATATATACCAATAGCTAAATTTTTCGCTAAAGTTTGCAAAGCAGCACAGGCTTCTTCATCTAATGCTTCAACCCATTGAAAGATACGATAACCATCTAGTTGACTTGCCTCTATGTTTTTACGACGTGCAACATCCATAATTAATGCTGTCGTACTGCCTTTAACCGCCCAAGCATTTTCCATAAAAGAAGTTCCTTCGCCTTGGAAAATATATGAGAATTCACCTGCAAAAAGATGTTGTCCTTTCCATAATTGACCATCTTTAATAATTCCACCACCAAGACCACTTCCTACTACAATCACAATCCCATCTTGACAATCTTTAAGATTTCCTTTCCATACTTCTGCTAAAGCTGCACTTTTCCCATCATTTTCAATTGTAATAGGAAGTTGTGTAAAACTACGCATTTTATCTACCAAATTGATATTTTCATTATAAGAAAGTCCACCAGGAGCATAGATTTGGCCACGTACTGAATCAATAGTTCCTGGTAAACTCAAGGCAATCCCATCAATTTGTGTTTGATATTTCTCATAGATTGACTTCAAGATTGTTAAAAAATGCTCAAAATTGTCATGTGGTGTGACTTCTTTACCCTTCTCATAAATATGTGCATCATTATCCATCAATGCATATTTAATGGCACTTGCACCAACATCAAAAATTAATTTTTTCATACTGTTCTCCTATTTACTATGTTTAATAATAAACTTTCCCATTTCCATTGCACAATCCTCACTCTGTGGATAAACACCAATATTATCACCATAAGCATGTCCCATTCCTTTATAAACAACCGTTGTCGTTTCTACGCCCGCTTTAACTAATTTTTTAGCATATGCCATGCATTCTATATAGAGAAAATCATGTTCACCGACAGTCACAAAAGTTGGTGGTAAGCCTGTTAAATCCATCATATATGGCGTTAAATAGCGATTCATAATATCTTGAGTTCCAAGAATATCGCCTAACATATTGGTCATACCATCATCACCACCCATCATTGATAATGATGCCTCTATCACTTTTTTATGTTTAGGATGTATATGATAACGCTCTATGCTCCAATGAGATTCATCATCATCTATACCACCCATATTAACCGTTGGATACAATAACAATTGCCCTTTGACCATATGACTTCCATCTTCCATGTCACGTGTTGTACAATATTGTGTTAAATTTCCACCTGCACTATCTCCAGCCACAAAAATATTCTTGTTATCCCCACCATAGTCTTGAATATGGTGATACACCCATTTTAATCCTTCATAACAATCCTGATGTCCCTTAGGATAAGGATTTTCTGGTGCTAAGCGATAATCAATTGAAACAGCAACAACATGAAACCTTTCAACAATCATTTTCACCAGTTGATCAACAACACCCATATGACCTGCAAAGAACCCACCACCATGAATATAATAAAGGACTGGTGTTTTCTCCTTTGTCTCAATTGGTAAGTAGATTTGAATAGGGATATCATTATTATCCATTCCATTCATGGTTTGTTGAATCACTTTGATTTTATCAGAAGCAATAGGTTCACTCTTGACTCCGTTAAACATTCCTCTTAAACGGTCAATAGATTTAGGAGAAGCATCAATCTTCATAAGACTTTTTGGCATAAATCTCATCATTGTAGCCATCTTCTTATTATCATGATATAAGCGCGGATCCATCATTCCATCTTCATCACAATCAGGAATAGGTTTCACAATAACATCTATTCCGTTCATACATACACACTTTTGTTTTTGCCGAATTTTATTCAATAACTCTTCACTGTATTTTTTACCCATAATTAATCCTCCTATTTATAATTATAAATAAAAATGCTTTCATAAAGTTGTATTTAATTGACAAAAAAATGTCAATTTCTTGACATTTTCTTACGATATTGAAGTGGTGTTTGATGATAGGTTTCATGAAATAATTTGATGAATGACTTGACATTACAAAAGCCATGAATACGTGCAATATCTTGTACAGTCATATCTGTATTGATAATATCTTCATATGCTTTATACAATCGATATGAAGCCAAATAATCTCTAAATGTTTTTCCAACATAAAGATGAAATTGTCTAGAGAAATGTTCTTTACTCATATAAAATGAAGCAGCCATATCATTTAAAGATAAAGGTTCCTGATAATGCTCATGTAAATAAGTTAATATTTCTTTCATCTGTTCATGATTCTTTGATGATTTTGTTTTGATATATTGTTTATCTATTTTATACTCTCTTAATAATAAAGCAAAGATATCAAATATACATGCTGTCATATCTAAATAAGAATATTCATCCTGATGAAGATACAAATTTTCTAAACGACGATATAAAACTCTTAAGTCATCATGATTGTCTTTAAGTGATAAATCAAAAGAAATATTATCAATATTCGAATAATATTGTTTCATAAAATCATAAGAAATTAAAACAATAAAACAATGTGGATTTTCTCTTATAGATTGAGCATGTAAAGAATGCAGAGTGCCACTATTCACACAGGTAAAATCATTATCAATAAAATATTCTTTTTCACCAATCTGTAAAACAACTTCTGCATTTTCTAATAAAGAAATTTCTAAACTGCGATGCCAATGCATTGGAATAAAAGCCCCATAAGGAAATTGTTTTTCAATTTCATCTTGATCAAGAACAGCTATCATTGCTGGAATTTGATGTTTTAATGTCACTCTTTCATGATAGTATTTATCCATTTTTCATCACCTCTTGTTTTTCATTATATCATAGCAAAAATTATAAAAATAGTGATACATCAATTGACATATCACATTTTTAAATAAGCAAACTCTATTCCACTATATTTTCACGTTCTTGTAAATCTGCCATAACTTGTGGATAAATATTATCTAATTTATAGAAAACTTTTAATAATATTGGCATACACACTGAAAAAGCAATAGGAATATAAATATATAAGACTTTCAGAACTTGATAAACAGATTCACTTTGAGTTGCTAATAAACCATTGTATCCGGTGGCTCCTAAAATAGCCATAGCAATTGCACCACCAACTCCCATACCAATTTTTGCACCAAATGTTGTACTTGAATATAACATTCCTTCTGTACGAACACCAGTTTTCCATTGTCCATATTCAATTGTATCAGCAACCATTGCAAAAATTGTTCCTGCCGTCGCAGATTGTCCAATTCCTTTGATGAGTGAACAAACGAGTAACCAGTTCATACTTGTTGGATTGAGTGCCATAAGAGACAAAGCCACTACAGAGATAATACCACCAATAATAGAAACCTTACACTTTCCTATCTTTCTGATGAGTGGAGGGAGAAGTGGCATAAAAATAACAACAGGAACAATAGAAATAGCCATTAAGAATCCAGCAAAATTCTCATTACCAAGAATGTATTTTGCATAATATGTTCCAACACTCATACTCATAGCCATTCCAAAAGCCATAATAACCCAATAAATAACCAAAACAAGCCACTGATCATTTTTTAAACAAAACTTAATTGATGTTATAAATGACATTTTTTGTTCTGCTTCCTTATTCTCATTGACTTTCACACGTTCCTTTGTCTTAAAGAAGCAAAGCAAAAATAATATTAAAGCAGCAATCCCATAAATAACTGAAGTTATGATCCAAGATTTTTGATCACCACTTCCTCCTAAAGAATTAACAATTGGTAAAGTAATAGCATTAATAATCAATGAACCTATTTGTGCCATCGTCATTCTAAAAATATTAATAACCATACGTTGATCCTGATCACGTGACATTAATGAAGTGAGTGCTCCATATGGAATATTAATAGCTGTGTACAAGATTGTTGTCACTAGATTATAAGTAATGGCTACATATACATACTTTCCAAAATCACCTGTTTGTGGAACTGTAAACATTAATATGAGAGAGACAGTAATCGGAATTGCTAACCATAATAACCACGGTCTTGCTTTTCCATGTTTAGATCTTGTCTTATCAACAATAAACCCCATAATGATATCACTTGTCCCATCAAGAAAACGTGAAACCATCATAATCATACCAATAATTGCAGCATTTAATCCCAATGCATCTGTATAGAAGAAAGTGACAAACGTACTTGATAAAACAAGAATAAGATTACTTGCCAAATCTCCTCCACCATAAGCAATCTTTTCAAAAAGTCCAATTTTTTCAGAAGTTATATTACTTTGATTTTTTTTCATATTCATATCCTTTCCATTTTTTAATGCTGTATAGCAGTGTTCATTAACATTTCTAACGAAAATTCAGGTAAAACTTGTTTTAACAACTTTAATAATTCATTATCAAAGTTTTCACGTACAACACAATCCTTATCAAAAATCATTGTGATTTCATGTTCTGGTTGACAAGCATCCCATTGTGGCAAGCCGTCATGATTAGGATTTCCAGTATAAGCAAATGCAATCACAGATTTAAACATCTGTTCTTGGAGTTTTTCACTGACACCTTCAATATTTGCAACCGGAACTTTATCAATATTATGGAAAACAAATGGAATATCAGAACAATGCCATGCAGGCTTTCCAAATTGACAAGGAAAATCTAAGGTAAATATATAATTATAAGTTGGCGCTTGCTGATACTTTGATTTTGCACTGATAAGTTGTTTAGACATTAGTCTAAATAATGTATCAATGTTCAAGAGATCAATTATCTTTTTATCAGGATAAGCTTTCAAAAAAGCTTCTATGATGTTTTGTGTTTGATCTTTGAAATGAGAATGAAGAATATCTATCATTTCTTGTTCACTGAGTTTCAATTTATTATATGTAACAGGAGCAAAACTCATTTCTCCAAATACTGTTCCAACCATAAGTGGTGTCTTTTTAGCTTGTTCAGTAAATAATGTCATCTGTGGTTCACCTAAGTAATAATCATTTATCATTGGGTTATTGCCAACATAAGCACCAGCCTTTTGTAGTGCTGGAGCAACTTTTAAATAAGCATTAGCTAACATAGAATAAGGAATTGTTTCCAATTTCTCTATTTCACTTAAAGACAAATTCAATTCTTCAAGTAATGCCTTAACAATAAGGGTTCCATCTCCTCCTTGACAAGGTGGCATAAAATCACCCGCAACACCACTCATAATCATTCCTTTATGAAACAATCCTTGAGCATCTGGAATCTGCATTAATGCACTTATTTTCATCCCACCGCCAGATTGACCAAACAATGTTATATTATCTGGATCACCACCAAATTGAGCAATATTATCTTTTATCCAATGTAAAGCTTCTACCAAATCTGCTAATCCTGCATTGGCTGAGTTTTTATATTTCTTACCAAATGGTGATAAATCCAAAAAGCCTAATATGTTTAAACGATGATTGAGTGAAACAACAACGACATCTCCATAATGACTCATATTGGCCCCATCATAAGCTAACTTTTCGATTGAAGACCCTGCAAAAAAACCACCACCATGTAACCAAACCATAACAGGTTTCTTTGCTTTTTCATCTATTTCCTGACTCCATATATTGACAGTTTGACAATGCTCATCTTGAGGCCAATACATGTGAGGAACTAACATTTCACCCTGTGGTTTTTCTGGATAAAGCAATGGACATACCATTCCATATGAAGTTGTATCTTTCA harbors:
- a CDS encoding ROK family protein translates to MKKLIFDVGASAIKYALMDNDAHIYEKGKEVTPHDNFEHFLTILKSIYEKYQTQIDGIALSLPGTIDSVRGQIYAPGGLSYNENINLVDKMRSFTQLPITIENDGKSAALAEVWKGNLKDCQDGIVIVVGSGLGGGIIKDGQLWKGQHLFAGEFSYIFQGEGTSFMENAWAVKGSTTALIMDVARRKNIEASQLDGYRIFQWVEALDEEACAALQTLAKNLAIGIYNLQCILDPQKILIGGGISQQPILIEKIQEELNKIYEKIPFDIPHAQIDNCCYYNDSNMIGALYNFLTMYP
- a CDS encoding alpha/beta hydrolase; its protein translation is MGKKYSEELLNKIRQKQKCVCMNGIDVIVKPIPDCDEDGMMDPRLYHDNKKMATMMRFMPKSLMKIDASPKSIDRLRGMFNGVKSEPIASDKIKVIQQTMNGMDNNDIPIQIYLPIETKEKTPVLYYIHGGGFFAGHMGVVDQLVKMIVERFHVVAVSIDYRLAPENPYPKGHQDCYEGLKWVYHHIQDYGGDNKNIFVAGDSAGGNLTQYCTTRDMEDGSHMVKGQLLLYPTVNMGGIDDDESHWSIERYHIHPKHKKVIEASLSMMGGDDGMTNMLGDILGTQDIMNRYLTPYMMDLTGLPPTFVTVGEHDFLYIECMAYAKKLVKAGVETTTVVYKGMGHAYGDNIGVYPQSEDCAMEMGKFIIKHSK
- a CDS encoding AraC family transcriptional regulator, whose product is MDKYYHERVTLKHQIPAMIAVLDQDEIEKQFPYGAFIPMHWHRSLEISLLENAEVVLQIGEKEYFIDNDFTCVNSGTLHSLHAQSIRENPHCFIVLISYDFMKQYYSNIDNISFDLSLKDNHDDLRVLYRRLENLYLHQDEYSYLDMTACIFDIFALLLREYKIDKQYIKTKSSKNHEQMKEILTYLHEHYQEPLSLNDMAASFYMSKEHFSRQFHLYVGKTFRDYLASYRLYKAYEDIINTDMTVQDIARIHGFCNVKSFIKLFHETYHQTPLQYRKKMSRN
- a CDS encoding MFS transporter, which gives rise to MKKNQSNITSEKIGLFEKIAYGGGDLASNLILVLSSTFVTFFYTDALGLNAAIIGMIMMVSRFLDGTSDIIMGFIVDKTRSKHGKARPWLLWLAIPITVSLILMFTVPQTGDFGKYVYVAITYNLVTTILYTAINIPYGALTSLMSRDQDQRMVINIFRMTMAQIGSLIINAITLPIVNSLGGSGDQKSWIITSVIYGIAALILFLLCFFKTKERVKVNENKEAEQKMSFITSIKFCLKNDQWLVLVIYWVIMAFGMAMSMSVGTYYAKYILGNENFAGFLMAISIVPVVIFMPLLPPLIRKIGKCKVSIIGGIISVVALSLMALNPTSMNWLLVCSLIKGIGQSATAGTIFAMVADTIEYGQWKTGVRTEGMLYSSTTFGAKIGMGVGGAIAMAILGATGYNGLLATQSESVYQVLKVLYIYIPIAFSVCMPILLKVFYKLDNIYPQVMADLQERENIVE
- a CDS encoding carboxylesterase/lipase family protein, with product MLKKFEYDNIPVVQTTAGYVKGYRYEGTYIFKGIPYAYADRFQMPVPPVSWEGVKDTTSYGMVCPLLYPEKPQGEMLVPHMYWPQDEHCQTVNIWSQEIDEKAKKPVMVWLHGGGFFAGSSIEKLAYDGANMSHYGDVVVVSLNHRLNILGFLDLSPFGKKYKNSANAGLADLVEALHWIKDNIAQFGGDPDNITLFGQSGGGMKISALMQIPDAQGLFHKGMIMSGVAGDFMPPCQGGDGTLIVKALLEELNLSLSEIEKLETIPYSMLANAYLKVAPALQKAGAYVGNNPMINDYYLGEPQMTLFTEQAKKTPLMVGTVFGEMSFAPVTYNKLKLSEQEMIDILHSHFKDQTQNIIEAFLKAYPDKKIIDLLNIDTLFRLMSKQLISAKSKYQQAPTYNYIFTLDFPCQFGKPAWHCSDIPFVFHNIDKVPVANIEGVSEKLQEQMFKSVIAFAYTGNPNHDGLPQWDACQPEHEITMIFDKDCVVRENFDNELLKLLKQVLPEFSLEMLMNTAIQH